CGTCTCGAAGGAAGTCACGGCGGCCCTCACGAAGGCGCTCCACCCGGCCGGCGCGGGCCCGGACGCCTTCGACCTCAACCTGAACGGCGCCGACCTGCTTCTCAAGAAGCTCATCGCCGACGACCCGGAGCACGCCGCGCAGCGCCCGAGCGTCGACCCCAAGGTCGAGTACGGCCGGGTCACGCAGGCGATCATCGCCGCGCGGTCCGAGAAGGGACTCTTTGCGTCCGTGGCCGACGCCGCAAAGACGCCCGGCGTCTCGCCGACGCTGGCGGAGTGGCTCAAGGCAAAGACGATTGCCGGCCCCTTCACGCTGATGTCGGCCGAGAACGTCGGCCCGCAGGTCGGGAAGGACCTCCGCGAGAAGGGCACGTGGGCGATCCTGTTCTCGTGGCTCGCGATGCTGCTCTACATCGCCTTCCGATTCCGCTCGGCGTCCTTCGGGACCGCGGCGGTCGTCGCGCTGATCCACGACACCTGGATCACGCTCGGCCTCTGCTCGATCCTGAACCTCGAGATCTCGCTTACGGTCGTCGCCGCGTTTCTGACCCTCATCGGCTACTCGGTCAACGACACCGTCGTCGTTTTCGACCGGATCCGCGAGAACCGCGAGAAGAACCGGCGCGCCCCGCTCGCCGAGCTCGTGAACCACTCCGTCAACCAGACGCTCTCGCGCACGGTGCTCACGTCGCTCCTGACGTTCGTCGTCGTGGTCGTCCTGTTCCTCCTCGGCGGCGAGGTCCTGCGCGGATTCTCGTTCGTCATGCTGGTCGGGATCATCGTCGGAACGTACTCGTCGATCTTCATCGCGGCCCCGCTCGTGGTCGTCTGGGAAGAGTGGCGGCAGAAGCGCGCGGCGGCGAAGTCCACGGGCGCTCCCGCCCCGACGAAGCCCGGCAAGGCCGCCGCGGCGAAGTCCCGCTAGCGTTCAGGCGGCGTCCGAGGCCTCGGGGCCGAGGACGCCCTCCCATTTCGCGACGACGACGGCCGCGACGCAGTTGCCCGCGAGGTTGATCGACGTGCGGGCCATGTCCATGAGCTCGTCCACCGCGAGGATCATCGCGACGCCCGCCTCTCCCGGCAGGTTGAAGCTCGCGCAGCCGGC
This genomic window from Acidobacteriota bacterium contains:
- the secF gene encoding protein translocase subunit SecF, which codes for MRLFHNTNIDFLKIKWICISLSILAIVIGTISLVAKGGPNLGIDFTGGAQIVYAFSKTPDEDQIRKIVEAANVKVVSVQRYDKAERNQVLLRVPMEKKEGRDVSKEVTAALTKALHPAGAGPDAFDLNLNGADLLLKKLIADDPEHAAQRPSVDPKVEYGRVTQAIIAARSEKGLFASVADAAKTPGVSPTLAEWLKAKTIAGPFTLMSAENVGPQVGKDLREKGTWAILFSWLAMLLYIAFRFRSASFGTAAVVALIHDTWITLGLCSILNLEISLTVVAAFLTLIGYSVNDTVVVFDRIRENREKNRRAPLAELVNHSVNQTLSRTVLTSLLTFVVVVVLFLLGGEVLRGFSFVMLVGIIVGTYSSIFIAAPLVVVWEEWRQKRAAAKSTGAPAPTKPGKAAAAKSR